In Rhodanobacter denitrificans, a single window of DNA contains:
- a CDS encoding serine hydrolase domain-containing protein, protein MQFQKIFLLIAGTLGLACTPLRAAASPASPAPAMLSISVDTAPQQLPPARVKQTLADYQRWLNRLAQRDAVAGLATAVVIDGKVVFEGTVGYADTATKQPIKPDTVFRLASLSKAFATAIAGLLVDDGKLDWNTKLVDVLPYFKLKDMQAAAQATVGDILGQRLGLPRNTYDNMLEGDTSYEELVRKLDEVDMICGVGQCYGYQNVAFSMIGDVVLARTGDFFYRQVDKRIFYPLGMTTASYGRAALESSKSWARPHRATSRGWVPFDPSETYYRVAPAAGVNASLRDMEKWLIAQMGGRQDVLPTSLLDTLHTPGVATPSELYATAWRRGRLSGAYYGLGWRVYEYGGETLIYHAGAVAGYRTMIGFFPKYRAGVVTLWNSTGPTPSGLMPMVFDDLLGLPHVDWANLESPAKPVAQPRAKAKAKPRVHRRTPRHR, encoded by the coding sequence ATGCAGTTTCAGAAGATCTTCCTGCTGATCGCCGGCACCCTGGGGCTGGCTTGCACGCCGCTCCGCGCCGCCGCATCACCCGCCTCCCCGGCACCCGCCATGCTGTCGATCAGTGTCGACACCGCGCCGCAGCAACTGCCGCCGGCACGCGTCAAGCAGACCCTCGCGGACTATCAGCGCTGGTTGAACCGTCTCGCCCAGCGCGACGCGGTGGCCGGCCTGGCCACCGCGGTGGTGATCGACGGCAAGGTGGTGTTCGAGGGCACCGTCGGCTATGCCGACACCGCCACCAAGCAGCCGATCAAGCCGGACACCGTGTTCCGCCTCGCCTCGCTGTCCAAGGCATTCGCCACCGCCATCGCCGGCCTGCTGGTCGACGACGGCAAGCTGGACTGGAACACCAAGCTGGTCGACGTGTTGCCGTACTTCAAGCTGAAGGACATGCAGGCCGCCGCGCAGGCCACCGTCGGCGACATCCTGGGGCAGCGGCTGGGCCTGCCGCGCAACACCTACGACAACATGCTCGAAGGCGACACTTCGTACGAAGAGCTGGTGCGCAAGCTGGACGAGGTCGACATGATCTGCGGCGTGGGCCAGTGCTACGGCTACCAGAACGTCGCCTTCAGCATGATCGGCGACGTGGTGCTCGCCCGCACCGGCGACTTCTTCTATCGCCAGGTCGACAAGCGCATCTTCTATCCGCTGGGCATGACCACCGCCAGCTACGGCCGGGCCGCGCTGGAATCCAGCAAGAGCTGGGCGCGCCCGCACCGTGCCACCAGCCGGGGCTGGGTGCCGTTCGATCCGAGCGAGACCTACTACCGGGTCGCGCCGGCGGCCGGCGTCAACGCGAGCCTGCGCGACATGGAGAAGTGGCTGATCGCGCAGATGGGCGGTCGCCAGGACGTGCTGCCCACCTCACTGCTGGACACGTTGCACACGCCCGGCGTCGCCACCCCCAGCGAACTGTACGCCACCGCCTGGCGTCGCGGTCGGCTGAGCGGCGCGTACTACGGACTCGGCTGGCGGGTCTACGAATACGGCGGCGAAACGCTGATCTATCACGCCGGCGCCGTGGCGGGCTATCGCACCATGATCGGCTTCTTCCCGAAATACCGCGCCGGCGTGGTCACCCTGTGGAACTCCACCGGCCCCACACCCAGCGGATTGATGCCGATGGTGTTCGACGACCTGCTGGGCCTGCCGCACGTCGACTGGGCCAACCTCGAGAGCCCCGCCAAGCCGGTGGCGCAACCCCGGGCGAAGGCCAAGGCGAAACCACGCGTGCATCGCCGCACGCCGCGGCACCGCTGA
- a CDS encoding LemA family protein encodes MGLIIFLIVVVLIVLYFVAIYNGLVTSRNGYKNAFAQIDVQLTRRHDLIPNLVETAKGYLAHERGTLEAVVQARNAAVNELAGAKANPGDPAAMQQLASSENALTQTLGHLFALQEAYPDLKANQTMMQLSEELTSTENRVAFARQAYNDAVLTYNNRREVFPASFVANGFGFAAAEPLAIDNPAVRDVPKVSFG; translated from the coding sequence ATGGGTCTGATCATCTTCCTGATAGTCGTCGTTCTGATTGTCTTGTACTTCGTGGCGATCTACAACGGACTGGTCACTTCGCGCAACGGCTACAAGAACGCGTTCGCGCAGATCGACGTGCAGCTCACCCGTCGCCACGACCTGATTCCGAACCTGGTCGAGACGGCCAAGGGCTACCTGGCGCACGAGCGCGGCACCCTCGAAGCCGTGGTGCAGGCGCGCAACGCGGCGGTCAACGAACTGGCCGGCGCGAAGGCCAACCCGGGCGACCCGGCCGCGATGCAGCAGCTGGCCAGCAGCGAAAACGCCTTGACCCAGACGCTGGGCCATTTGTTTGCGCTGCAGGAGGCGTACCCCGACCTGAAGGCGAACCAGACCATGATGCAGCTCTCCGAAGAGCTGACCTCCACCGAGAATCGGGTGGCGTTCGCGCGGCAGGCCTATAACGATGCAGTGCTGACCTACAACAACCGGCGCGAGGTCTTTCCCGCGTCGTTCGTGGCGAACGGCTTCGGCTTCGCCGCCGCCGAGCCGCTCGCGATCGACAATCCGGCCGTGCGCGACGTGCCGAAGGTCTCCTTCGGCTGA
- a CDS encoding M48 family metallopeptidase, producing MDFFAQQARVRGSSRRLVALFVLAVVAIVAAIDAAAWLAFGHHPAAGEPAASNLPLLLASSGAVIAGIGLGSLFRIMSLSGGGKAVAESVGAVAVPADTRDPQLRRLRNVIEEVAIASGVPVPDVYLMADEAGINAFAAGYSASDAAVCVTQGCLDNLTRDELQGVIAHEFSHVLNGDMRLNIRLMGLLFGILVLAVVGRKVLQFGGGRGSRRGSGGQVLLIGAALMVVGYIGYFFARLIQAAVARSREALADASAVQFTRQTDGLAGALKKIAISAEGSALQVANRQEVAHMLFGEAGSFNALFATHPPLLERIRTLQPGFKEADLARMAAGMQREAAPPAQANGPPAAASGVSGMPGLPLPPILTGVLAGGVAAAAPAFRRVATVQQAMPASLSEAVRQPESALTVMLALALSLKAELQPAQRRIVADAFGDDLQRAVQAQASALAALAPIARLPLVALAFPALKQLPDGRQQTLLRALDELVKVDGRVDINEYCLARLLRIHLSEASSPRRAPVDGVKKLPAARDSVILVCAIVAAAGCSDEASARRAWLLAMQQAFPGEAIDWTPPPAAWQAPFERALDDLDGLSPMAKELVIQALLRAVHADGQVSVEEAELLRVICASLHCPLPLGEDGGGQVAT from the coding sequence ATGGATTTCTTTGCGCAACAGGCGCGCGTGCGCGGCAGCAGCCGGCGGCTGGTGGCGCTGTTCGTACTGGCGGTGGTGGCGATCGTGGCGGCGATCGACGCGGCGGCGTGGCTTGCCTTCGGCCACCATCCGGCCGCCGGCGAGCCGGCCGCGTCGAACCTGCCGCTGCTCCTCGCCAGCAGCGGCGCGGTGATCGCCGGGATCGGACTCGGCTCGCTGTTCCGCATCATGAGCCTGTCCGGCGGCGGCAAGGCCGTCGCTGAAAGCGTCGGCGCGGTGGCGGTGCCGGCGGATACCCGCGACCCGCAGCTGCGCCGGCTGCGCAACGTGATCGAGGAGGTCGCGATCGCCTCCGGTGTGCCGGTGCCGGACGTCTACCTGATGGCCGACGAGGCGGGCATCAACGCCTTCGCCGCCGGTTACTCCGCCTCCGACGCGGCGGTGTGCGTGACCCAGGGCTGCCTGGACAACCTCACGCGTGACGAACTGCAAGGCGTGATCGCGCACGAGTTCAGCCATGTGCTGAACGGCGACATGCGGCTCAACATCCGCCTGATGGGCCTGCTGTTCGGCATCCTGGTGCTGGCGGTCGTGGGGCGCAAGGTGCTCCAGTTCGGTGGCGGCCGCGGCAGTCGCCGGGGCAGCGGCGGCCAGGTGCTGCTGATCGGTGCGGCGCTGATGGTGGTCGGCTACATCGGCTACTTCTTCGCACGCCTGATCCAGGCCGCGGTGGCGCGCTCGCGCGAAGCGCTGGCGGACGCCTCGGCGGTGCAGTTCACCCGTCAGACCGATGGCCTCGCCGGTGCGTTGAAGAAGATCGCGATCAGCGCCGAAGGCTCCGCCTTGCAGGTGGCGAACAGGCAGGAAGTGGCGCACATGCTGTTCGGCGAGGCAGGCAGTTTCAATGCGCTGTTCGCTACCCATCCGCCCTTGCTCGAGCGCATTCGAACGCTGCAGCCTGGCTTCAAGGAGGCTGACCTGGCACGCATGGCAGCGGGGATGCAGCGCGAAGCGGCACCGCCTGCGCAGGCGAACGGCCCCCCGGCCGCCGCCTCAGGCGTGTCGGGCATGCCGGGGTTGCCGTTGCCACCGATCCTGACGGGCGTGCTGGCCGGCGGCGTGGCCGCGGCCGCGCCGGCGTTCCGGCGTGTCGCGACCGTGCAGCAGGCGATGCCGGCGAGCCTGAGCGAAGCCGTGCGGCAGCCCGAGTCCGCGCTGACCGTGATGCTGGCGCTGGCGCTGTCCTTGAAGGCGGAGCTGCAGCCGGCGCAGCGCCGGATCGTCGCCGATGCCTTTGGCGACGACTTGCAGCGCGCCGTGCAGGCGCAGGCTTCCGCCCTGGCCGCCTTGGCGCCGATCGCGCGCCTGCCGCTGGTCGCGCTGGCGTTTCCCGCGCTCAAGCAATTGCCCGACGGGCGCCAGCAGACTTTGTTGCGCGCGCTGGACGAGCTGGTCAAGGTGGATGGCCGGGTCGACATCAACGAGTACTGCCTGGCACGGCTGCTGCGCATTCACCTGAGCGAGGCAAGTTCGCCGCGCCGTGCACCGGTCGACGGCGTGAAGAAGCTTCCGGCGGCGCGCGACAGCGTGATCCTGGTCTGTGCCATCGTCGCCGCGGCCGGCTGTTCGGACGAGGCCAGCGCAAGGCGCGCCTGGCTGCTGGCGATGCAGCAGGCGTTCCCCGGCGAGGCGATCGACTGGACGCCGCCGCCGGCGGCCTGGCAGGCGCCGTTCGAGCGCGCGCTGGACGATCTGGACGGCCTGAGCCCAATGGCCAAGGAGCTGGTGATCCAGGCCTTGCTGCGCGCGGTCCACGCCGACGGCCAGGTCAGCGTGGAGGAGGCCGAATTGTTGCGGGTGATCTGCGCCAGCCTGCATTGCCCGCTGCCGCTGGGAGAGGACGGAGGGGGTCAAGTCGCCACTTGA
- a CDS encoding GMC family oxidoreductase has product MNHYDYIIVGAGSAGCVLAHRLSADPATRVLLLEAGPADWNPLIHMPAGIARLANNRALNWNYRTEPEPALGQRRLWWPRGKTLGGSSSINAMCYIRGVAADYDGWAEASGDPRWSWREVLPWFLRSEDNSRGAGALHGAGGPLGVADLRHRNVLSEALLDAAASAGFARNDDFNGERQAGFGLYQVTQRDGARCSSATAFLKPVRRRANLDVRTHALVERVLIEHRRAVGVQLRRGRHDAERIAAGEVILAGGAINSPQLLMLSGLGPADHLREHGIAVLADLPDVGAHLQDHLDICTLDGNPSRVSYDHLNELAAGWRWLRHRDGPGSSNVAEAGGFVRSRHAADARCDLQFHFVPALLDDHGRHRLPGYGYTLHACHLHPRSRGRLRLHSADPAQPIAIHANYLGDPEGHDLKMMIEAARLSREILDQAAFAPYRGAPVFPERRIASDAEYVDFIRRKAETIYHPVGTCRMGKDDRAVVDSELRVRGVDGLRVVDASVMPTLPTGNTNAPTIMIAERASALIAGGNGGSQVAT; this is encoded by the coding sequence TTGAACCACTACGACTACATCATCGTCGGCGCCGGCTCGGCCGGCTGCGTGCTGGCCCACCGGCTCAGCGCCGATCCGGCCACGCGCGTGCTGCTGCTGGAAGCCGGCCCCGCAGACTGGAACCCGCTGATCCACATGCCCGCCGGCATCGCGCGGCTGGCCAACAACCGCGCGCTCAACTGGAACTACCGCACCGAGCCGGAACCGGCGCTCGGCCAGCGCCGGCTGTGGTGGCCACGCGGCAAGACCCTCGGCGGTTCCAGTTCGATCAACGCGATGTGCTACATCCGCGGCGTGGCGGCCGACTACGACGGCTGGGCCGAAGCCAGCGGCGACCCGCGCTGGTCGTGGCGCGAGGTGCTGCCGTGGTTCCTGCGCAGCGAGGACAACAGCCGCGGCGCCGGCGCACTGCACGGCGCCGGCGGCCCGCTCGGTGTCGCCGACCTGCGCCACCGCAACGTGCTGTCCGAAGCGCTGCTCGACGCGGCCGCGAGCGCCGGCTTCGCACGCAACGACGACTTCAACGGCGAGCGACAGGCCGGCTTCGGGCTGTACCAGGTGACCCAGCGCGACGGCGCACGCTGCTCGTCGGCCACGGCGTTCCTGAAGCCGGTGCGCCGGCGCGCGAACCTCGACGTGCGCACGCATGCGCTGGTCGAGCGCGTGCTGATCGAGCACCGCCGCGCGGTCGGCGTGCAGTTGCGCCGCGGCCGGCACGACGCCGAGCGGATCGCGGCGGGCGAGGTGATCCTCGCCGGCGGTGCGATCAATTCGCCGCAGCTGCTGATGCTGTCCGGACTCGGCCCGGCCGACCACCTGCGCGAGCACGGCATCGCGGTGCTCGCCGACCTGCCCGACGTCGGCGCCCACCTGCAGGACCACCTGGACATCTGCACGCTCGACGGCAACCCGAGCCGCGTCAGCTACGACCACCTCAACGAACTGGCCGCCGGCTGGCGCTGGCTGCGCCACCGCGACGGGCCGGGCAGCTCCAACGTGGCCGAGGCCGGCGGCTTCGTGCGCAGCCGCCACGCCGCCGATGCACGCTGCGACCTGCAGTTCCACTTCGTGCCCGCGCTGCTCGACGACCACGGCCGCCATCGCCTGCCTGGCTACGGCTACACCCTGCACGCCTGCCATCTGCACCCGCGCAGCCGCGGCCGGCTGCGCCTGCACTCGGCCGATCCGGCGCAGCCGATCGCGATCCACGCCAATTACCTGGGCGACCCGGAAGGCCACGACCTGAAGATGATGATCGAGGCGGCGCGACTGTCGCGCGAGATCCTCGACCAGGCCGCGTTCGCGCCCTACCGCGGCGCGCCGGTGTTCCCCGAACGGCGCATCGCCAGCGACGCCGAGTACGTCGACTTCATCCGGCGCAAGGCCGAAACCATCTACCACCCGGTCGGCACCTGCCGCATGGGCAAGGACGATCGCGCCGTGGTCGACAGCGAGCTGCGCGTGCGCGGCGTGGATGGGCTGCGCGTGGTGGACGCCTCGGTGATGCCCACCCTGCCGACCGGCAACACCAACGCACCCACCATCATGATCGCCGAGCGGGCGAGTGCGTTGATTGCGGGAGGGAACGGCGGGAGTCAAGTGGCGACTTGA
- a CDS encoding NTP/NDP exchange transporter — MLSALAFFFVMTSYYIIRPVMGQLSGAVGSQSLPLFYSAVFVVMLLLTPLFGMLVARFPRRQLLGWSYSFFILCLLAFVPAFMAQERIGARELGVLFFVWASVFNLFVVSLFWSFMADIFSSAEARRVFSLIALGGMAGAVFGPLVTKLLTQLIGVAPLLVVSACALTLSLTLLLRLSARHDQQPGSAGEAAIGGSLWAGIRQLWSRPFLRYMALLMLFGDGIGTLAYALVADYAKAHFTSTVARTLFYSNLDLATNLLGAVLQLSVTPWLLVRRGAGWGLVVPSLVNLALLAGVALIGGGSFAFFSYSVPLLAVMQVITRGFAYGMTKPAVDALYTRVPRETRYKGKNFVETAVWRFGDVVVTSAVSGLRLLGWGVAGLALAGAGVAALAVMVSRRAGWSPDLAPDEQAPVDKAAKASA, encoded by the coding sequence ATGCTGTCCGCGCTGGCGTTCTTCTTCGTGATGACTTCGTACTACATCATCCGGCCAGTCATGGGCCAGCTGAGCGGTGCGGTCGGCTCGCAGTCGCTGCCGCTGTTCTACAGCGCGGTGTTCGTGGTGATGCTGCTGCTGACGCCGCTGTTCGGCATGCTGGTGGCGCGCTTCCCGCGCAGACAATTGCTCGGCTGGAGCTACAGTTTCTTCATTTTGTGCCTGCTCGCCTTCGTGCCCGCGTTCATGGCGCAGGAGCGCATCGGCGCGCGCGAGCTGGGCGTGCTGTTCTTCGTCTGGGCCAGCGTGTTCAACCTGTTCGTGGTGTCGCTGTTCTGGAGCTTCATGGCCGACATTTTCTCCAGCGCTGAGGCACGGCGGGTGTTTTCGCTGATCGCATTGGGCGGCATGGCCGGCGCGGTCTTCGGTCCGCTGGTGACCAAGCTGCTGACGCAGCTGATCGGGGTGGCGCCGTTGTTGGTGGTTTCTGCGTGCGCGCTGACTCTCTCGCTGACGCTTTTGCTGCGGCTTTCCGCGCGACACGATCAGCAGCCGGGCAGCGCTGGCGAGGCGGCGATCGGCGGCTCGCTGTGGGCCGGCATCAGGCAGCTCTGGTCGCGTCCTTTCCTGCGCTACATGGCTTTGCTGATGTTGTTCGGCGATGGCATCGGCACGCTGGCCTATGCGCTGGTGGCGGACTATGCCAAGGCGCATTTCACCAGCACGGTCGCGCGCACGTTGTTCTACAGCAATCTCGACCTGGCCACCAATCTGCTCGGTGCAGTGTTGCAGTTGAGCGTGACGCCGTGGCTGCTGGTGCGTCGCGGCGCGGGCTGGGGACTGGTCGTCCCGTCGCTGGTGAATCTGGCCTTGCTGGCCGGGGTGGCGTTGATCGGTGGCGGGAGCTTTGCGTTCTTCAGCTACAGCGTGCCGCTGCTGGCCGTGATGCAGGTGATCACGCGCGGCTTCGCCTACGGCATGACCAAGCCCGCGGTGGATGCGCTGTATACGCGGGTGCCGCGCGAGACGCGCTACAAGGGCAAGAACTTCGTGGAAACCGCGGTGTGGCGCTTCGGCGACGTGGTGGTGACCAGCGCGGTGAGCGGCCTGCGCCTGCTGGGCTGGGGCGTGGCCGGCCTGGCCTTGGCCGGTGCCGGCGTCGCTGCACTGGCCGTAATGGTGTCCCGGCGTGCCGGCTGGTCGCCGGACCTGGCGCCGGACGAGCAGGCGCCCGTGGACAAGGCGGCGAAAGCATCGGCGTGA
- a CDS encoding CBS domain-containing protein has protein sequence MSQVKHLLQGKGNAIYSIAPEAPVLDAIKHMAEHRIGALLVMRGEQLVGVMSERDYARKVILQGRSSSQTAVSDIMSGPPLTVSPDTDVFDCMRLCTDSRIRHLPVVHDGKVVGVISIGDLVKAVIDAQAEQIEHLQRYITS, from the coding sequence ATGAGCCAGGTCAAACATCTGCTGCAGGGCAAGGGCAACGCGATCTACAGCATCGCGCCGGAGGCGCCGGTACTTGATGCGATCAAGCACATGGCCGAGCATCGGATCGGCGCGCTGCTGGTGATGCGCGGCGAGCAGTTGGTCGGCGTCATGTCCGAACGCGACTACGCGCGCAAGGTGATCCTGCAGGGCCGTTCCTCGTCGCAGACCGCCGTGTCCGACATCATGAGCGGCCCCCCGCTGACCGTGAGCCCGGACACCGACGTGTTCGACTGCATGCGCCTGTGCACCGACAGCCGCATCCGTCACCTGCCGGTGGTGCACGACGGCAAGGTAGTCGGCGTGATCTCGATCGGCGACCTGGTCAAGGCGGTGATCGACGCACAGGCCGAGCAGATCGAGCACCTGCAGCGTTACATCACGAGCTGA
- the mtgA gene encoding monofunctional biosynthetic peptidoglycan transglycosylase produces MPFPFRRAPLLRLLRTLAILLLAWLALSWLVVLVLRFVPPWTSAVMLERQLGAWLHGEKDFRLRQHWVPWTQVSSWVPLAMVAGEDQKFPYHHGFDLDSIQDALDAADDGRRLRGASTISQQTAKNLFLWNGRSFVRKGLEAYFTVLIELTWPKQRILEVYMNIAELGNGIYGVGAASEAYFHATPAQLGPAQAARLAAVLPSPRRLHADRPSAYVQRRAAWIQRQMYQLGGPGYIEGRTPPRAMH; encoded by the coding sequence ATGCCTTTTCCATTCCGCCGCGCCCCGCTGCTACGTCTGCTGCGCACGCTGGCGATCCTGCTGCTGGCATGGCTGGCGCTGAGCTGGCTGGTGGTGCTGGTGCTGCGCTTCGTGCCGCCGTGGACGTCGGCGGTGATGCTGGAGCGCCAGCTCGGCGCATGGCTCCACGGCGAGAAGGATTTCCGCCTGCGCCAGCACTGGGTGCCGTGGACGCAGGTATCCAGCTGGGTGCCGCTGGCGATGGTGGCCGGCGAGGACCAGAAATTCCCCTACCACCACGGCTTCGACCTCGATTCGATCCAGGACGCGCTCGACGCCGCCGACGACGGCCGGCGCCTGCGCGGCGCCAGCACGATCAGCCAGCAGACCGCCAAGAACCTGTTCCTGTGGAACGGCCGCAGCTTCGTGCGCAAGGGGCTGGAGGCGTACTTCACCGTGCTGATCGAACTGACCTGGCCGAAGCAGCGCATCCTCGAGGTGTACATGAACATCGCCGAGCTGGGCAACGGCATCTACGGCGTGGGCGCGGCCAGCGAGGCGTACTTCCACGCCACGCCGGCGCAGCTCGGCCCGGCCCAGGCCGCCCGCCTCGCCGCGGTGCTGCCGAGCCCGCGGCGCCTGCATGCGGACCGCCCCAGCGCCTACGTGCAGCGCCGCGCGGCGTGGATCCAGCGGCAGATGTACCAGCTCGGCGGACCCGGCTACATCGAAGGCCGCACGCCGCCACGCGCCATGCACTGA
- a CDS encoding Hsp33 family molecular chaperone HslO, whose protein sequence is MENLPAEDVLHRFLLERAGVRGTLLRLGPAWREVAGRADYPPALHALLGEALAASALLTGGIKLDGALSIELKSAGALRLLFAECSDQGRLRGLARWNEPLPAPLALDALAGAIMAITIGNVDRGQRYQGLVDLRHADLAASLEDYFTKSEQLPARILLAADGEQAVGLMLQKMPGEGGHAVVQDDDAWNRVVHLTATLGTQELLASAPEQLLYRLYHEESVRLFEPRPLAFGCSCSRERVTAMLRSLGRDEVEAALAARGDEIEVVCEFCAQRYHFDRIDAEHLLSEAAAPGAPGTAQ, encoded by the coding sequence GTGGAAAACCTGCCTGCCGAAGACGTGCTGCATCGCTTTCTGCTGGAACGCGCCGGGGTGCGCGGTACCCTGCTGCGGCTGGGGCCGGCCTGGCGCGAAGTGGCCGGTCGCGCCGACTACCCGCCGGCACTGCACGCCCTGCTGGGCGAGGCGCTGGCCGCCAGTGCGCTGCTGACCGGCGGGATCAAGCTCGACGGCGCGCTGTCGATCGAGCTGAAGAGCGCGGGCGCGTTGCGCCTGCTGTTCGCCGAGTGCAGCGACCAGGGCCGCCTGCGCGGGCTGGCGCGCTGGAACGAACCGCTGCCCGCGCCGCTGGCGCTGGATGCGCTGGCCGGCGCGATCATGGCCATCACCATCGGCAACGTCGATCGCGGTCAGCGCTACCAGGGCCTGGTGGACCTGCGCCACGCCGACCTGGCCGCTTCGCTGGAAGACTACTTCACGAAGTCCGAGCAGTTGCCGGCGCGGATCCTGCTGGCCGCCGACGGCGAGCAGGCGGTCGGCCTGATGCTGCAGAAAATGCCGGGCGAGGGCGGCCACGCCGTGGTGCAGGACGACGATGCGTGGAATCGCGTGGTGCACCTGACCGCCACCCTGGGCACGCAGGAACTGCTGGCCAGCGCGCCGGAGCAACTGCTGTACCGCCTCTACCACGAGGAGTCGGTGCGCCTGTTCGAGCCGCGTCCGCTGGCGTTCGGCTGCAGCTGCAGCCGCGAGCGGGTCACGGCGATGCTGCGCTCGCTCGGCCGCGACGAGGTGGAGGCAGCACTGGCCGCCCGCGGTGACGAGATCGAGGTGGTCTGCGAGTTCTGTGCGCAGCGCTATCACTTCGACCGGATCGACGCCGAACACCTGTTGAGCGAAGCTGCGGCACCCGGCGCGCCGGGCACGGCACAGTAG